One Flavobacterium sp. 90 DNA segment encodes these proteins:
- a CDS encoding AraC family transcriptional regulator, protein MVVKSEFEKLGLHTISVELGEVELQNDITDSQKEILLKNLQALGFDFIDDKKSKTIEKIKNLIVDLVHHKNNDLKINLSDYLVENLNQDYSTLSNLFSEIENTTIEKYFISQKIEKVKELLIYNEHSLSEIADMLNYSNVAHLSNQFKKITGFTPTYFKQLKDKKRIQIENL, encoded by the coding sequence ATGGTTGTGAAGTCTGAGTTTGAAAAACTTGGACTTCATACTATTTCTGTTGAATTAGGCGAAGTCGAACTTCAAAATGACATCACCGATTCTCAGAAAGAAATTCTCCTAAAAAATCTTCAGGCTTTGGGTTTTGATTTTATTGATGATAAAAAAAGTAAAACGATCGAGAAAATAAAAAACCTCATCGTTGACTTAGTGCATCATAAAAACAATGATCTCAAAATCAATTTATCTGATTATTTAGTCGAAAACCTAAATCAGGATTACAGCACTTTGAGTAATCTTTTCTCAGAAATTGAAAATACTACTATCGAAAAATATTTTATAAGTCAGAAAATAGAGAAAGTAAAAGAACTCCTTATATATAACGAACATTCGTTAAGCGAAATTGCCGATATGCTAAATTATAGTAATGTCGCGCATTTGAGCAATCAGTTCAAGAAAATTACGGGCTTCACTCCTACTTATTTCAAGCAATTGAAGGATAAAAAAAGGATTCAGATTGAGAATTTGTAA
- a CDS encoding DUF3347 domain-containing protein: MKNTISTIAAVIIVLFSANTIQANSIKTEISTIEDVDSSQLQTVYDAYFTVKDALIKSDAKLTSAKATDLLAAITAVKMDKLKSNEHTVWMKVVKKLTADAKSISTSSDIKKQRETFKSLTKSTYDLVKVSKSTEVVYKQYCPMADADWLSKEKAVKNPYYGSSMLTCGNVVETIK; this comes from the coding sequence ATGAAAAACACAATATCAACTATAGCAGCAGTAATAATCGTTTTATTTTCTGCAAATACTATTCAGGCAAATTCAATTAAAACAGAAATATCTACAATCGAAGATGTAGATTCAAGTCAGTTACAAACTGTTTATGATGCTTACTTTACGGTAAAAGATGCCTTGATTAAAAGCGATGCGAAGTTAACTTCGGCGAAAGCCACAGATTTATTGGCCGCAATTACTGCCGTAAAAATGGATAAACTTAAAAGCAACGAACACACTGTTTGGATGAAAGTCGTTAAAAAATTAACCGCTGACGCTAAAAGTATTTCTACAAGCTCAGATATTAAAAAGCAACGTGAGACTTTTAAATCCTTAACTAAAAGCACTTACGACTTAGTTAAAGTTTCAAAATCTACTGAAGTTGTCTACAAACAATATTGCCCAATGGCGGATGCTGACTGGTTAAGCAAAGAAAAAGCAGTTAAGAATCCGTATTACGGTTCTTCGATGTTGACTTGCGGAAACGTGGTAGAAACCATCAAATAA